In Oncorhynchus mykiss isolate Arlee chromosome 1, USDA_OmykA_1.1, whole genome shotgun sequence, the following proteins share a genomic window:
- the LOC110521558 gene encoding ubiquitin domain-containing protein 1-like — translation MGVANSRDHHLYHPSQSPIKVVLKRRNEPLKKERLKWKNEYPMTEGQLRCKRDEFWDTAPAFDGRKEIWDALRAAAVAVELNDLEMAQAIVDGACITLPHGTLTESYDELGNRYQLPAYTLAPPANLITERTNDSEAPDQKEPKKPPAFPKEEFQLQVRLSCGKDLRISASMSDTISQLKTVLEGQEDIEVAHQRWFFAGKLLTDKIRLQDTKIQKDFVVQVIVNNYLPVTKLMPN, via the exons atGGGAGTCGCTAACTCCAGGGATCACCATCTCTACCACCCCTCACAGTCTCCCATCAAGGTGGTGCTGAAAA GACGCAACGAGCCACTGAAGAAGGAGcgtcttaaatggaagaatgaGTACCCTATGACGGAGGGCCAGCTGAGGTGTAAGAGGGATGAGTTTTGGGACACGGCCCCAGCCTTTGACGGCAGGAAGGAGATTTGGGATGCGCTCCGAGCTGCAGCGGTGGCCGTAGAGCTTAACGACCTGGAAATGGCTCAGGCCATAGTGGACGGAGCCTGCATCACACTACCACATG GTACTCTGACAGAGAGTTATGATGAACTGGGGAACCGCTACCAGCTTCCTGCTTACACTCTAGCCCCTCCCGCCAATCTCATCACTGAACGCACCAATGACAGCGAAGCTCCCGATCAAAAGGAGCCGAAAAAGCCTCCCGCCTTTCCCAAAGAGGAGTTCCAGCTACAAGTTCGACTCTCGTGCG GTAAGGACCTCCGTATAAGCGCCTCCATGTCAGACACCATCTCCCAGCTGAAGACAGTCCTGGAGGGGCAGGAGGACATCGAAGTGGCCCACCAACGCTGGTTCTTTGCCGGTAAACTGCTCACAGACAAGATCCGACTCCAGGACACCAAGATACAGAAAGACTTTGTGGTCCAGGTCATCGTCAACAACTACTTACCAGTTACCAAACTCATGCCAAACTGA